The genomic DNA CGTCTGAACGACGGTTCCACCGAACTGCGGTAATTTTTTAATTAAGTACTCCATGATTTCCGACGATGGCGTGATTGGGTAGGCAGCCATCAGACGGGCCCCCCCGGCAACCGCACCAAGCGCAATCGCATCGTTGCCGATCATGAACATCCGTTGCTGTCCGTCTGCCGGATCGAGGACGAAACGTTCCGCTGTTCCAGCCATCGCTTCGAATGCCGCTGCCCCTTCGCGAATCGCCGATAAGTTTTTCTCGACCATTTCCGGTCCTTTGCGGCCAAAAATCTGTTCCACGACCGCCTGGAAACGTTCCGGTGCAATCCCGAGAATCGCACTCGATGCCCCGATTGCAACCATATTCTTCATCAACGACGTTCCGAGTCCTGAGGCAATTTCCGTAAAAGGAATCGGATACAGGACAGCACGTGTCTGGTCCGGGTTGGTCGGATTGAACTTCGCGTCGGCGATGATGATCGCGCCTTGACGCAACTCATGGAAATTGACGTCGATTGTCTCCTGGTCAAAGGCGACCAGAATATCGAGATCGTCGGCAACGGTCCGGACTTCGTGTGTCGCGACCCGGATTTTGTTGTTCGTATGTCCACCTTTGATGCGTGAAGAAAAATGACGGTATCCATATAAGTAATAACCAAGGCGGTTCAAGGCAATGGCAAAGATCTCACCCGTCGACTCGATCCCTTCCCCCTGCTGACCGCCTACTTTCCATGACAATTGATTGTACATCGACGTTCGCTCCTTTTATCCCCTGAAATGATTGAAGCTGTCTGCTTCACTATCCTCCCCCATGATACCGATTTCCCGATACTTGTACAATGCTCCTCTGGCGAATCAGTTGATTTTTTCCGGCTGTCCGCCATAAAAAAAGACCATCTACTCCAACGAGTAAATGGTCTAGTTTAACGTAGGACCTATGTCCAATGATGCATCATCGTGGTTCAATGATTAGTTTGATTGCCGTCCGTTCCTCGCCATCAATCATGATGTCGGTAAATGCCGGAATACAGATCAAATCCATGCCTGCCGGTGCAACAAATCCTCTTGCGATTGCCACCGCTTTGACGGATTGATTGAGTGCACCTGCTCCGATTGCCTGAATTTCGACAGAACCTTTCTCTCGAAGTACACCTGCGAGCGCTCCGGCGACCGCATTCGGATTCGATTTAGCTGATACTTTCAGGACGTCCATGCATGTACCTCCCAATCAAAAATCAAAGCTCAATCAAAGAAAATCGATTGATCCGTCAAGTGGATGCGTTCAATCTTCGTTGCTTTTTTTGATACATCATCAATATGAATCAAGACTCCATTTAATTGTTCCCGTCCTTCTGCAACTTCAAACCGGGTTGGGAGCTGTGTTTTAAATTTTCGTAAGACATCTTCTTTTCGCATCCCGAGGACACCGTCGAGCGGTCCTGTCATGCCGACATCCGTGATGTAAGCCGTTCCGCCTTCAAGAATCCGTTCGTCAGCTGTCTGGACGTGAGTATGTGTCCCGACAACCGCTTGGACACGACCCGCCAAGTGATAGCCCATCGCAATTTTTTCACTTGTTGCTTCCGCGTGGACATCAACGAAAATCGCATCGACCTCGCCTTCGACTTCAGCAATCAGCTCATCCACAGTCCGGAAAGGATCGCCGAGCGGTGGCAAGAAAACGGTTCCCTGGACGTTGATGACCGCGATTTTCTTGTTGCCGACTTTTAAGACCATCATCCCGCGGCCGGGTGTCCCTTCCGGATAATTCGCCGGACGGACAATCCGGTCCGCGTCATCAATCCAGTCAAAGATATCGCGATTGTCAAACGTATGGTTACCCATCGTGACACCGTGGAACCCAAGTTCTAGTAACTGATGATAAATCGATTTCGTGATTCCACGGCCATGCGCTGCATTTTCTCCATTGACGAGCATGACCGTCGGATTGTATTTGGATTTAATACGTGCCGTGAACTGCTGTAAGATATGACG from Exiguobacterium sibiricum 7-3 includes the following:
- a CDS encoding TIGR00282 family metallophosphoesterase, coding for MKILFIGDVVGAPGRHILQQFTARIKSKYNPTVMLVNGENAAHGRGITKSIYHQLLELGFHGVTMGNHTFDNRDIFDWIDDADRIVRPANYPEGTPGRGMMVLKVGNKKIAVINVQGTVFLPPLGDPFRTVDELIAEVEGEVDAIFVDVHAEATSEKIAMGYHLAGRVQAVVGTHTHVQTADERILEGGTAYITDVGMTGPLDGVLGMRKEDVLRKFKTQLPTRFEVAEGREQLNGVLIHIDDVSKKATKIERIHLTDQSIFFD
- a CDS encoding stage V sporulation protein S, yielding MDVLKVSAKSNPNAVAGALAGVLREKGSVEIQAIGAGALNQSVKAVAIARGFVAPAGMDLICIPAFTDIMIDGEERTAIKLIIEPR